A stretch of the Capsicum annuum cultivar UCD-10X-F1 chromosome 10, UCD10Xv1.1, whole genome shotgun sequence genome encodes the following:
- the LOC107844210 gene encoding uncharacterized protein LOC107844210 produces the protein MDIKELLVKGDSDLLIHKMQGEWTTKNVKILPYVQCVKELSKRFTKIEFKHVPRIQNEFVDALATLSSMIQHPDKNYIDPIKVQIHDQQTYYFHVDEEPDGKMWYYDIKRLLEAGEYPESATGKQKKTLRRIANNVFLNKEFLYKRTQDLGLIRCVDASKATRLLEEIHIGTCGPHLNDFILTKKILRAGYFWMTMERGSI, from the coding sequence ATGGACATCAAAGAGCTATTGGTGAAAGGAGATTCAGATTTGTTGATCCATAAGATGCAAGGAGAATGGACCACCAAGAATGTCAAAATCCTTCCTTATGTACAATGTGTTAAGGAGTTGAGTAAAAGGTTTACGAAGATTGAATTCAAGCATGTCCCTCGAATTCAAAatgagtttgttgatgccttGGCAACACTATCTTCAATGATTCAGCATCCAGATAAGAATTACATCGATCCCATCAAGGTGCAGATACATGACCAACAAACATACTATTTCCATGTAGATGAAGAGCCAGATGGAAAAATGTGGTACTACGACATCAAGAGGTTACTCGAAGCAGGAGAATATCCAGAAAGCGCTACTGGCAAGCAGAAGAAGACTTTAAGAAGGATAGCCAATAACGTCTTTCTCAACAAGGAattcttgtataagaggactcaAGACTTGGGATTAATACGATGTGTCGACGCCTCGAAAGCCACAAGATTGTTGGAAGAAATACACATAGGAACTTGTGGACCCCACCTGAATGATTTCATATTGACGAAGAAAATTTTGAGAGCTGGATACTTTTGGATGACCATGGAGAGGGGTAGCATCTGA